From Candidatus Methylomirabilota bacterium, a single genomic window includes:
- a CDS encoding molybdopterin cofactor-binding domain-containing protein produces MTSPQDLIGASPKRKEDHRLLTGAGRYVDDLSRPSLLHMAVVRSRRAHARIIKIGVEAARALPGVAAVWTAPDLPEIKRSMPAAYGGQYKGRAFAVPVLAHERVRYVGEGVAIVLAESAYAAADGAQAVEIEYEPLPVAANTEKAVTAKPPIHDWPDNTTLPVGAHYGDVEKAWAQCDVVVSERIRHPRIAGAFIETRGALAYHDVDTGTLTVWSSTQNPYSLRDSLAAVLELPAEQIRVMVPDVGGGFGPKGSIYPEEMLVAAAALKTGKPVKWISGRGEDLVTSGHDRDQVHEAKIGFKRDGTIVAVDDSFLADVGAYPIEGEGLTLNTVN; encoded by the coding sequence GTGACTTCGCCCCAAGACCTGATCGGCGCGTCTCCCAAGCGCAAGGAAGACCACCGGCTCCTCACGGGCGCCGGCCGCTACGTGGACGACCTCTCCCGGCCCAGCTTGCTCCACATGGCCGTGGTGAGGAGCCGCCGTGCCCACGCCCGCATCATTAAGATAGGCGTCGAGGCCGCCCGGGCCCTGCCCGGCGTGGCGGCGGTGTGGACGGCGCCCGACCTGCCGGAGATCAAGCGCTCCATGCCCGCGGCGTATGGGGGCCAGTACAAGGGCCGCGCCTTCGCCGTGCCCGTCCTCGCGCACGAGCGCGTCCGCTACGTGGGCGAGGGCGTCGCCATCGTGCTGGCCGAGAGCGCGTACGCCGCTGCCGACGGGGCGCAGGCGGTCGAGATCGAGTACGAGCCTCTGCCCGTCGCCGCGAATACCGAAAAAGCTGTGACCGCGAAGCCGCCGATCCACGACTGGCCCGACAACACCACGCTCCCCGTCGGCGCGCACTATGGTGATGTCGAGAAGGCCTGGGCTCAGTGCGACGTAGTCGTCAGTGAAAGGATCAGGCACCCGCGGATCGCCGGCGCCTTCATCGAGACGCGCGGGGCGCTGGCCTATCACGACGTGGACACGGGCACGCTCACCGTGTGGTCCTCCACGCAAAACCCGTATTCGCTCCGCGACTCGCTGGCCGCCGTCCTGGAACTTCCCGCGGAGCAGATCCGCGTGATGGTGCCCGACGTCGGCGGCGGCTTCGGCCCCAAGGGCTCGATCTATCCGGAGGAGATGCTGGTCGCCGCGGCCGCGCTCAAGACGGGCAAGCCCGTCAAGTGGATCAGCGGGCGCGGCGAGGACCTCGTCACCAGCGGTCACGATCGTGACCAAGTCCACGAGGCGAAGATCGGCTTCAAGCGCGACGGCACCATTGTGGCGGTGGACGATTCCTTCCTGGCCGACGTGGGCGCCTACCCCATCGAGGGCGAGGGGCTCACGCTCAACACGGTCAACC
- a CDS encoding class I SAM-dependent methyltransferase, which produces MDLNREHWDEATDIHARGNVYGIEDFKAGRCQLHRIEVEELGDVAGKTLLHLQCHFGLGTLSWARRGAIVTGVDFSPKSIALARSLATEVGVDARFVESNLYDLPTALSGRFDIVFTSHGVLCWLPDLKRWGEIVARYLEPGGIFYIAEAHPFIRVFPTDDNITDGSTELRPRFPYFHDPAGTRWPPAADYVDEATRYTTPEHIWQHSMGDIVNALVTAGLRIDFLHEFPYCTWKVIAFTELVERGSWGLGPRFPRLPLMFSLKATKPVS; this is translated from the coding sequence ACGGCATCGAAGACTTCAAGGCCGGGCGGTGCCAGTTGCACCGGATCGAGGTCGAGGAGCTCGGCGACGTCGCCGGCAAGACGCTCCTGCACCTGCAGTGTCACTTCGGGCTCGGCACGCTCTCGTGGGCCCGGCGGGGAGCCATCGTCACCGGCGTCGATTTCTCCCCGAAATCCATCGCACTCGCCCGCTCGCTGGCCACCGAGGTCGGGGTCGACGCGCGCTTCGTCGAGTCCAACCTCTATGACTTGCCGACGGCGCTATCGGGACGATTCGACATCGTCTTCACCTCCCACGGCGTGCTCTGCTGGCTCCCCGACCTGAAGCGCTGGGGGGAGATCGTCGCCCGCTACCTCGAGCCTGGCGGGATCTTCTACATCGCCGAGGCCCACCCGTTCATCCGGGTCTTCCCGACGGACGACAACATCACGGACGGCTCGACGGAACTGCGCCCGCGCTTCCCGTACTTCCACGACCCGGCCGGCACGCGCTGGCCGCCCGCCGCCGACTATGTCGACGAGGCGACCAGATACACGACGCCCGAGCACATCTGGCAGCACAGCATGGGTGATATCGTGAACGCGCTGGTGACCGCCGGGCTCCGGATCGACTTCCTCCACGAGTTCCCCTACTGCACGTGGAAGGTCATCGCCTTCACGGAGCTGGTCGAGCGGGGCTCTTGGGGCCTGGGCCCGCGCTTCCCGCGGCTCCCCCTGATGTTCTCGCTCAAGGCGACCAAGCCGGTCTCGTAG